A window from Deltaproteobacteria bacterium HGW-Deltaproteobacteria-18 encodes these proteins:
- the pbpC gene encoding penicillin-binding protein 1C — MSRFLRIAAAPWRRATAILILALGLAACLGLLLDRLFPFPMERLNAPAATRVLDRDGKPLRFFLADDGMWRFPLSLSEVSPELTAALIDSEDRHFYLHPGINPLSVMRALWINVRHGRIISGASTIPMQVARLADPRPRTLGAKIVEALRALQLCWHHPKEKILLWYVNLAPFGSNVVGVGAAAWHYFGKAPDTLSLGEIALLSVLPRSPTRYNPIRNPGLAREVRDRVLDRFAAHGVFDPARIAESKTRPLPGRRASVPQDAPHFSRWVRTRLPETAVIRSSLDRRAQDITEALVRGRMEGLRRQAIGNAAAVVLDIRSREILAYAGSADFWDDTRQGQVDNALSRRSPGSTLKPFLYALAFDQGHLVPDSMLLDVPTDFAGYVPENYGQNFQGLVSARTALATSLNVPAARLLNRCGLVPFHGLLAQGGLSTLDKPASHYGLSMALGGCEVRLLELTNLYATLASAGVHRPVSPLAGGTDNLEKGARLFSAEASAMILGILAGTRRPDLPDAWEFTLMAPKVAWKTGTSFGHRDAWAVGVSRDLAIGVWVGNPDGSQCMNISGARHAGPLLFDLFRSLSPGTTGLPAFPTPALQRVQVCAVSRERPGPGCPVTTASVIAGVTMLPVCGMHRQIFVSPETGLRLHGDCLLLKESRPQTALIWPPELVAFRHAQGLSLPGLPGIDPDCPDVPEEGGPIIQSPSAVTPYQIRPDAPPEFQRLSLSAAGATGAAVHYWYVDGRHVGRTDLDTPCFIPLQSGTHEVVVTDDHGRSARSTFTVRPATKADLGSREQP; from the coding sequence ATGAGCAGATTCCTGCGGATCGCGGCGGCTCCATGGCGCAGGGCCACCGCGATCCTCATTTTGGCGCTGGGGCTCGCGGCATGCCTGGGGCTGCTCCTGGACCGCCTCTTCCCCTTTCCCATGGAACGCCTGAACGCACCCGCCGCCACCCGCGTCCTGGACCGGGACGGCAAGCCGCTGCGCTTCTTTCTGGCCGACGACGGGATGTGGCGGTTCCCCTTGAGCCTGAGCGAAGTCTCCCCGGAGCTGACCGCGGCCCTCATTGATTCCGAGGACCGCCATTTCTACCTGCATCCGGGCATCAATCCGCTGTCCGTAATGCGCGCACTGTGGATCAATGTCCGGCACGGACGGATCATCAGCGGAGCCTCGACCATCCCCATGCAGGTCGCCCGTCTGGCCGACCCGCGTCCGCGCACGCTGGGGGCCAAGATCGTGGAGGCGCTGCGCGCCCTGCAGCTGTGCTGGCATCATCCCAAGGAAAAAATCCTGCTGTGGTACGTCAATCTGGCACCCTTCGGCTCCAATGTGGTCGGAGTCGGAGCAGCGGCCTGGCATTATTTCGGCAAGGCCCCGGACACCCTCTCCCTGGGGGAGATCGCCCTGCTCTCCGTCCTGCCGCGCTCACCGACCCGCTACAACCCGATCAGGAATCCCGGACTCGCGCGCGAGGTTCGCGACCGGGTCCTGGACCGTTTCGCGGCGCATGGCGTCTTCGATCCGGCCCGCATCGCCGAGAGCAAGACCCGCCCGCTGCCGGGCCGCCGCGCCTCCGTGCCGCAGGACGCGCCGCACTTCAGCCGCTGGGTGCGCACGCGCCTGCCCGAAACGGCGGTGATCCGCAGCAGTCTGGACAGACGCGCCCAGGACATCACCGAGGCTCTGGTCAGGGGACGCATGGAAGGCCTGCGCCGTCAGGCCATCGGCAACGCGGCAGCGGTGGTGCTCGACATCAGAAGCCGCGAAATCCTGGCTTACGCCGGATCGGCTGACTTCTGGGATGACACCCGGCAAGGACAGGTCGACAATGCGCTGTCCAGGCGCTCCCCCGGATCGACCTTGAAACCCTTTCTCTACGCCCTGGCCTTTGACCAGGGGCATCTGGTGCCGGACTCCATGCTTCTTGACGTGCCCACGGATTTTGCGGGTTATGTCCCGGAAAACTACGGCCAGAACTTTCAGGGGCTGGTCAGCGCGCGCACGGCCCTGGCCACCTCCCTCAATGTCCCGGCGGCACGCCTGCTGAACCGCTGCGGGCTGGTTCCCTTTCACGGACTGCTTGCCCAGGGAGGTCTCTCCACCCTGGACAAACCGGCGAGCCATTACGGACTGTCAATGGCCCTGGGCGGCTGCGAGGTGCGGCTGCTGGAGCTGACCAACCTTTACGCCACCCTGGCCTCCGCCGGAGTGCACAGACCCGTTTCGCCCCTTGCCGGAGGAACGGACAACCTCGAAAAGGGCGCCCGGCTTTTCTCCGCCGAAGCCTCGGCCATGATCCTCGGCATCCTGGCCGGGACCAGAAGACCCGACCTGCCCGACGCCTGGGAATTTACCCTCATGGCCCCCAAGGTGGCCTGGAAGACCGGGACATCGTTCGGACACCGCGACGCCTGGGCCGTGGGCGTAAGCCGCGATCTGGCCATCGGGGTCTGGGTCGGCAATCCCGACGGTTCGCAATGCATGAACATCTCCGGAGCGCGCCACGCCGGCCCCCTGCTCTTCGACCTCTTCCGGTCCCTCTCCCCCGGGACGACGGGCCTGCCAGCGTTCCCCACGCCCGCGCTGCAACGTGTCCAGGTCTGCGCCGTCAGCAGGGAACGCCCCGGCCCCGGCTGCCCTGTCACCACGGCCAGCGTCATAGCCGGAGTGACCATGCTGCCGGTCTGCGGCATGCACAGACAAATTTTCGTGAGCCCCGAGACGGGCCTGCGCCTGCACGGAGACTGCCTGCTCCTGAAGGAATCACGACCACAGACCGCGCTGATCTGGCCGCCCGAGCTGGTGGCTTTTCGCCACGCGCAGGGTTTGAGCCTGCCGGGGCTGCCGGGCATAGATCCCGACTGTCCGGACGTGCCGGAGGAAGGCGGCCCGATCATCCAGTCCCCGTCCGCCGTCACGCCCTACCAGATCCGCCCCGACGCGCCCCCGGAGTTTCAGCGGCTGTCCCTGTCCGCGGCCGGAGCAACGGGCGCGGCCGTGCATTACTGGTATGTGGATGGCCGTCATGTGGGCCGGACCGACCTCGATACACCCTGCTTCATTCCCCTGCAGAGCGGCACGCACGAGGTCGTGGTCACCGACGATCACGGACGCAGCGCCCGCTCGACCTTCACGGTACGCCCGGCAACCAAGGCCGACCTTGGCAGCCGGGAACAGCCCTGA
- a CDS encoding Fis family transcriptional regulator, whose translation MAIKLHLVFQDRVGIVADLSRRIADRKFNIVAMEVDRVDDLAHVYVEAEDRQPEALPTDLPDAIGDIPGLLTSRTIDTLPQEEQARRLRVVLDNIADGVVAVDASGRVTTINASACQILNLDQDSVPGMDVRELELGDTAILDSLAGKESGDVKRTLVTPSGRFQYFATCRPIRDAEGHIIGAVEIAKDMQEIRMLARSISEPAQISFSDIVGQNQNINNLIGYAQLIAATDSIVCIRGASGTGKELFARAMHTASGRSGPFVPINCAALPEQLLESELFGYVGGAFTGGLRDGKPGLFEVAGEGTVFLDEIGDMPQPSQAKILRVMQDHCVRRIGGSREIPIRARIITATNGNLEKMVEEGTFRQDLYYRINVLPIHIPPLQERLDDIGLLAEHFLFTLASRMGRPVKTLNAEGLAKLCAHHWPGNVRELKNVVDRAAILCPGESIDERFLVLAHELGDRIPGQTRHAQAAEPGKPIKEQLDRLEKDILENALTRAKSVRQAARTLGLSHTAILNKIKKHGLRVSRNVRVE comes from the coding sequence ATGGCCATCAAGCTGCATCTCGTCTTTCAGGATCGCGTCGGCATCGTCGCCGACCTGTCCCGCCGCATCGCCGACCGCAAGTTCAACATCGTGGCCATGGAAGTGGACCGCGTGGACGACTTGGCCCATGTCTATGTGGAAGCGGAAGACCGGCAGCCCGAGGCCCTGCCCACGGACTTGCCCGACGCCATCGGCGACATCCCGGGCCTGCTCACCTCGCGCACCATCGACACCCTGCCACAGGAAGAACAGGCCAGACGGTTGCGTGTGGTTCTGGACAACATCGCCGACGGCGTCGTGGCCGTCGATGCGTCCGGACGGGTCACGACCATCAACGCCTCTGCCTGCCAGATCCTGAATCTGGATCAGGACAGTGTGCCCGGAATGGACGTGCGCGAACTCGAACTCGGGGACACGGCCATTCTGGACAGCCTCGCCGGAAAGGAAAGCGGGGATGTGAAACGCACCTTGGTCACGCCTTCGGGACGCTTTCAGTATTTCGCCACCTGCCGCCCCATCCGCGACGCCGAAGGACATATCATCGGAGCCGTCGAGATCGCCAAGGACATGCAGGAGATCCGCATGCTGGCCCGCAGCATCTCCGAGCCCGCACAGATCAGCTTTTCGGACATCGTCGGCCAGAACCAGAATATCAACAACCTCATCGGATACGCGCAGCTCATCGCGGCCACGGATTCCATCGTCTGCATCCGCGGCGCGTCCGGCACGGGCAAGGAACTCTTTGCCCGGGCCATGCACACGGCAAGCGGGCGCTCCGGCCCGTTCGTGCCTATCAACTGCGCGGCGCTGCCCGAGCAGCTTCTGGAAAGTGAACTCTTCGGTTATGTGGGAGGAGCCTTCACGGGTGGTCTGAGGGACGGCAAGCCCGGCCTGTTCGAGGTTGCAGGGGAAGGCACGGTCTTTCTGGACGAAATAGGCGACATGCCGCAGCCCTCGCAGGCCAAAATCCTGCGGGTCATGCAGGATCACTGCGTACGGCGCATCGGGGGCTCGCGAGAAATACCCATTCGGGCACGGATCATCACCGCCACCAACGGCAATCTGGAGAAAATGGTCGAGGAGGGAACCTTCCGGCAAGACCTGTACTACCGCATCAACGTACTGCCCATCCATATCCCGCCATTGCAGGAGCGCCTGGACGACATAGGCCTGCTGGCCGAGCATTTCCTCTTCACTCTGGCCTCCCGCATGGGACGACCGGTCAAGACCCTCAATGCGGAAGGCCTGGCCAAGCTGTGCGCCCACCACTGGCCCGGCAACGTGCGCGAACTCAAGAACGTGGTCGACCGCGCCGCCATCCTCTGTCCGGGGGAAAGCATAGACGAACGCTTTCTGGTCCTGGCCCACGAGCTTGGTGACCGCATTCCCGGGCAAACTCGGCACGCGCAGGCCGCCGAACCTGGAAAACCCATCAAGGAACAGCTGGACCGCCTGGAAAAAGACATCCTCGAAAACGCCCTGACCCGCGCCAAAAGCGTCCGCCAGGCCGCCCGAACCCTGGGCCTGTCCCACACCGCCATCCTGAACAAAATCAAAAAACACGGCCTGCGCGTGTCCAGAAACGTCCGCGTCGAATAG
- a CDS encoding sigma-54-dependent Fis family transcriptional regulator, producing MNDVKSSIRMTENRVVVVDDEGDFARGLARLIDRHFPGLDVIPVQTGKEALRVLSEKAVHLMITDLRMPEMTGMQLLKKALGVQPGLSMVVLTAYGTIENAVEALRIGAYDFLTKPIEPEQLFRVVGKGLERSRLLEENSQLRETLARQEAGGELVGESSAMRQLKRTVAAVAQSAYTVLVRGESGTGKELVARLIHRLGSRAAKPFLSVNCPSIPENLLESELFGYMKGSFTGADRDHKGLFVAANKGSMHLDEIGDISSAVQTKLLRVLQDGEVRPVGSSKSFQVDVRLIASTNQDLEAAIRAKTFREDLYYRLNVLSITMPTLRERTEDIPLLAGHFFRVACREMGLAEKEVDPEVMHWLATQPWPGNVRELQNFVRRLTVFAAMERVDMNLVRLVCQGAGKGGADASCSAAPRAPLAAYKNAKAEAVKTFTQAYIHELLAQTRGNVSEAARVSGISRVALQKILSRMGESAARFRD from the coding sequence ATGAATGATGTGAAATCTTCGATCCGGATGACGGAAAATCGGGTCGTAGTCGTTGACGACGAAGGGGATTTTGCCAGAGGACTGGCGCGTCTCATCGACAGGCACTTTCCCGGTCTGGACGTCATTCCCGTCCAGACCGGCAAGGAAGCATTGCGGGTCCTGTCCGAAAAGGCCGTGCACCTCATGATAACAGATCTGCGCATGCCCGAAATGACTGGCATGCAGCTACTCAAGAAAGCCCTTGGTGTGCAGCCCGGTCTGAGCATGGTCGTCCTGACCGCCTACGGAACCATCGAGAACGCGGTGGAAGCCTTGCGGATCGGAGCCTATGATTTTCTGACAAAGCCCATCGAGCCCGAGCAGCTTTTTCGGGTGGTGGGCAAAGGGCTCGAGCGCAGCCGCCTGCTGGAGGAGAACAGCCAGCTGCGCGAAACCCTGGCCAGACAGGAGGCTGGCGGTGAGCTTGTCGGCGAGAGTTCGGCCATGCGGCAGCTCAAGCGGACCGTGGCGGCCGTGGCCCAGTCGGCGTACACCGTACTCGTCCGCGGCGAGTCGGGCACGGGCAAGGAACTGGTGGCTCGCCTGATTCACCGTCTCGGAAGCCGGGCAGCCAAGCCTTTTTTGTCGGTCAACTGCCCGTCCATTCCCGAAAACCTCCTGGAAAGCGAGCTTTTCGGCTACATGAAGGGCTCGTTCACTGGCGCCGACCGCGACCACAAGGGGCTCTTCGTCGCCGCCAACAAGGGGTCCATGCACCTCGACGAGATCGGCGACATCTCGTCCGCAGTCCAGACCAAGCTGCTGCGCGTGCTGCAGGACGGGGAGGTTCGCCCCGTGGGTTCCAGCAAGTCCTTTCAGGTCGACGTGCGCCTTATCGCCTCCACCAACCAGGATCTCGAGGCGGCTATCCGCGCCAAGACGTTCCGCGAGGATCTCTACTACCGTCTCAACGTCCTTTCCATCACCATGCCGACCCTGCGCGAAAGAACGGAGGACATTCCCCTGCTGGCCGGGCATTTTTTCCGGGTGGCCTGCCGGGAAATGGGGCTGGCCGAAAAGGAGGTCGATCCGGAGGTCATGCATTGGCTGGCCACCCAGCCATGGCCAGGGAACGTCCGTGAGCTGCAGAATTTCGTGCGGCGCTTGACCGTTTTCGCAGCCATGGAGCGGGTGGATATGAATCTTGTCCGCCTGGTTTGTCAGGGCGCGGGGAAGGGGGGAGCGGACGCATCCTGTTCCGCCGCACCCCGAGCTCCCCTGGCCGCTTACAAAAACGCCAAAGCCGAAGCCGTCAAGACCTTCACCCAGGCCTACATTCACGAACTTCTGGCCCAGACAAGGGGCAACGTGTCCGAAGCCGCCCGCGTCTCGGGCATCTCCCGCGTGGCCCTGCAGAAAATTCTCTCGCGTATGGGCGAAAGCGCTGCGCGATTTCGGGATTGA
- a CDS encoding histidine kinase, with translation MHIPKPSKIQTKFISGLLLASIILGIAFSTGFYLHMKNVLEEEVRDKALLIFTHVDSIQHYVRDVLRPTMYERLPSSFVIEAMSSSFISRTIMAPVNDNRDGTIYRRVAIDARNPAYEANEHERDLIRYFRINSEQVMWQGYKLIKGEKFYVKARPVRFDGECMYCHGEPENAPRELIDLYGHRGFGKQLGAIAGVDFVGISVHSSVGRVQQTILTYFAFFALGALLFFSATNVLFRILVVNNLKRLSNIFRVNMADFEGTALLHKFEKNDEIEELVGGMEQMSEHLFEARRQLQDYAENLRVMVDERTDALSREVEARQADVHLFVKLLEDMRQSASRAELWSFALPQICKRFKARGIAYVCTMASQNFYVWPESQGAPELPDDYVDVLTGSACIQLGSRIFVPVESSSGNAEGILCLYWDTEAEASIHDRGVLLALGRQLGTAAENLTAIDSLLRQMNVLETIVEGITDPLALMDASCAVLTVNQAARQLTSELTGGTRTDGNMLAIFFDPVDGNCPMLEAIRRGGPDQREVELPCGRSFSLSMYPVRSQEPRTDRVVVYVRETTMEKRMRTQVWHSEKMATVGKLTAGLAHEINNPLGVILCYAGLLRQSLTDQQQAADLDIIERHTRQAQRVLQELLNFARPKTAGSGTSDACAVAASVCDVFSVQAAKKHVRLGLESPSGPLCVRLGIGELEQVVSNLVINALDAVSEEEGEIVVRVTPGDGNVKIVVEDNGPGVSAQDAPHIFDPFYSTKAIGSGTGLGLAVVYGMVRDVGGEVEVERSAVGGAKFVVTLPAAPPESLS, from the coding sequence ATGCATATCCCCAAGCCTTCGAAGATCCAGACAAAATTTATCTCCGGCCTGCTCCTGGCGTCCATCATCCTGGGTATTGCCTTCTCGACGGGTTTCTACCTGCACATGAAGAACGTGCTCGAGGAGGAGGTGCGGGACAAGGCGCTGCTGATCTTCACCCACGTGGACTCCATCCAGCACTACGTGCGCGACGTGCTACGACCGACCATGTACGAACGCCTTCCCTCCTCGTTTGTCATCGAGGCCATGTCCTCGTCTTTCATTTCCAGGACCATCATGGCCCCGGTCAACGACAACCGGGACGGCACCATCTACCGCCGCGTGGCTATTGACGCCCGCAACCCCGCCTACGAGGCCAACGAGCACGAGCGCGATCTGATCCGCTATTTCAGGATCAATTCCGAGCAGGTCATGTGGCAGGGGTACAAGCTCATCAAAGGCGAGAAGTTCTACGTCAAGGCCCGGCCCGTACGCTTCGACGGAGAGTGCATGTACTGCCACGGCGAACCCGAGAACGCACCCCGGGAGCTTATCGACCTGTATGGTCATCGGGGCTTCGGCAAGCAGCTCGGGGCCATTGCAGGCGTCGATTTTGTGGGCATCTCCGTGCACAGCAGCGTGGGGCGGGTGCAGCAGACCATTTTGACGTATTTTGCTTTCTTCGCCTTGGGGGCCCTGCTGTTTTTTTCCGCGACGAACGTGCTGTTTCGCATACTTGTCGTTAACAATCTCAAGAGGTTGAGCAATATCTTTCGGGTGAACATGGCCGATTTCGAAGGAACTGCGCTGCTGCACAAGTTCGAGAAGAACGACGAGATCGAAGAGCTGGTCGGCGGCATGGAACAGATGAGTGAACATCTCTTCGAGGCTCGCAGACAGCTGCAGGATTACGCGGAGAATCTCCGCGTCATGGTTGATGAGCGCACCGATGCCCTGTCGCGCGAGGTCGAGGCCCGGCAGGCCGATGTGCATCTCTTCGTGAAGCTGCTCGAGGACATGAGGCAGAGCGCCTCCCGCGCGGAACTGTGGAGTTTCGCCCTGCCGCAAATCTGCAAGCGTTTCAAGGCGCGCGGGATCGCCTACGTTTGCACCATGGCCTCCCAGAATTTTTACGTCTGGCCAGAGTCCCAGGGGGCTCCAGAACTCCCGGACGATTACGTGGATGTGCTGACCGGAAGCGCCTGCATCCAGCTTGGATCCCGGATTTTCGTGCCTGTCGAGTCGAGTTCCGGTAACGCCGAGGGCATTTTGTGCCTGTACTGGGACACAGAGGCCGAAGCCTCCATCCACGATCGGGGCGTGCTTCTGGCCTTGGGACGGCAACTCGGCACGGCCGCGGAGAACCTTACGGCCATCGACAGCCTGCTCAGGCAGATGAATGTGCTCGAAACCATTGTGGAGGGCATCACCGATCCGCTTGCGCTCATGGATGCGAGCTGCGCCGTGCTGACCGTAAATCAGGCCGCCCGCCAGTTGACCTCGGAACTGACGGGCGGGACGCGCACCGACGGGAACATGTTGGCCATCTTTTTCGACCCGGTCGACGGCAATTGCCCGATGCTCGAGGCCATCCGCCGGGGGGGGCCGGATCAGCGCGAAGTGGAGCTTCCCTGCGGCAGGTCCTTCTCCCTGTCCATGTATCCGGTCCGCAGCCAGGAGCCCCGGACCGACCGCGTCGTGGTCTACGTGCGCGAGACCACCATGGAAAAGCGCATGCGCACCCAAGTCTGGCATTCCGAGAAGATGGCCACGGTGGGCAAGCTCACGGCCGGGCTGGCCCACGAGATCAACAACCCCCTGGGCGTGATCCTCTGCTACGCGGGCCTCCTGCGCCAGTCTCTCACCGACCAGCAGCAGGCGGCGGACCTGGACATCATCGAGCGGCACACGCGTCAGGCCCAGCGGGTCCTGCAGGAACTTCTCAACTTCGCGCGGCCCAAGACCGCCGGATCGGGGACCTCGGATGCCTGCGCCGTGGCCGCGTCCGTGTGTGACGTCTTTTCGGTCCAGGCGGCCAAGAAGCACGTGCGGCTTGGGCTTGAAAGCCCCTCCGGACCGTTATGCGTTCGTCTGGGTATCGGGGAACTGGAGCAAGTCGTCAGCAATCTCGTCATCAACGCCCTGGATGCGGTGAGCGAGGAGGAGGGCGAGATCGTGGTCCGCGTCACACCCGGAGACGGCAACGTGAAGATCGTCGTTGAGGACAACGGTCCGGGGGTGTCGGCCCAGGACGCGCCGCATATCTTTGATCCCTTTTATTCGACCAAGGCTATCGGCTCGGGCACGGGACTGGGGCTGGCTGTGGTCTACGGCATGGTGCGGGACGTTGGCGGGGAGGTCGAGGTGGAGCGATCGGCCGTGGGCGGCGCGAAGTTTGTCGTGACTCTGCCGGCCGCGCCCCCGGAGTCCCTGTCGTAA
- a CDS encoding putative sulfate exporter family transporter, producing the protein MAQDSNVVIDHGKSQLSDLWKKEDYLAIWLGFIIIVVSILAYTTFGPKAEFAEKIAAANQVQDAELAKAPFKTIAWHKTQDDKGKLKGTGTPFGKFVTHWSKHPGSWKSNPLDAFIMTEEQATALNDKALPKYEAAKAASEAALVAAVAAEDAAAAASFQDGALNDAAKAKIGEWRDAHKAAGDAKKKTENKPFNIIPTLIGLGIFMAAIFGLGIALMGKSMPSFMQGFAVVFLVATLAYMLGGQAISKQYGFGAEAWGVVLGMLIANTLGTPKWVLPACEVEFFIKTGLVLLGAEVLFNKIVAIGIPGIFVAWVVTPVVIVCTYIFGQTVLKMPSKTLNIVISADMSVCGTSAAIATAAACRAKKEELTLSIGLSLVFTAIMMIAMPAFIKAVGIPEILGGAWMGGTIDSTGAVAAAGAFLGQKAMYVAATIKMIQNVMIGVTAFCVAVYWVTKVESSEAGHSVGAGEIWHRFPKFVLGFIGASILFSILDQGMDKDLANAVMENGIVRGGTKVLRDWFFALSFAAIGLSTNFRELSKYFKGGKPLILYVCGQSFNLALTLAMAYVMFYVVFPEITAKI; encoded by the coding sequence ATGGCCCAAGACAGCAACGTCGTAATTGACCACGGCAAGAGCCAGTTGTCGGATCTGTGGAAAAAAGAGGATTACCTGGCCATCTGGCTGGGGTTCATCATCATCGTCGTGAGCATACTGGCCTACACGACCTTCGGCCCCAAGGCCGAATTCGCCGAAAAGATCGCTGCGGCGAACCAGGTTCAGGACGCGGAGCTGGCCAAGGCCCCGTTCAAGACCATCGCCTGGCACAAAACCCAGGACGACAAGGGCAAGCTCAAAGGCACCGGCACCCCCTTTGGCAAGTTCGTCACCCATTGGAGCAAGCATCCAGGATCCTGGAAGAGCAATCCCCTTGACGCCTTCATCATGACCGAGGAGCAGGCCACGGCCTTGAACGACAAGGCCCTGCCTAAGTACGAAGCGGCCAAAGCCGCTTCCGAGGCCGCCCTGGTCGCCGCCGTGGCCGCCGAGGACGCCGCGGCCGCAGCCTCCTTCCAGGATGGCGCGCTCAACGATGCCGCCAAAGCCAAGATCGGCGAGTGGCGCGATGCCCACAAGGCCGCCGGAGATGCCAAGAAGAAGACCGAGAACAAGCCTTTCAACATCATTCCGACGCTCATTGGCCTGGGCATATTCATGGCCGCCATCTTTGGCCTGGGCATCGCCCTCATGGGCAAGAGCATGCCTTCCTTCATGCAGGGCTTCGCAGTCGTCTTTTTGGTAGCCACGCTCGCCTACATGCTGGGCGGCCAGGCCATTTCCAAGCAGTATGGATTCGGCGCCGAGGCCTGGGGCGTGGTCTTGGGCATGCTCATAGCCAACACCCTAGGCACGCCCAAGTGGGTGCTCCCGGCCTGCGAGGTGGAGTTCTTCATCAAGACCGGCCTCGTTCTGCTGGGCGCCGAGGTGCTTTTCAACAAGATCGTGGCCATCGGCATTCCCGGCATCTTCGTGGCCTGGGTCGTGACCCCCGTCGTCATCGTCTGCACCTACATCTTCGGCCAGACCGTGCTGAAGATGCCCTCCAAGACTCTCAACATCGTCATCTCCGCTGACATGTCGGTGTGCGGCACCTCCGCCGCCATCGCCACTGCCGCCGCCTGTCGTGCGAAGAAGGAAGAGCTGACCCTGTCCATCGGCCTGTCTCTGGTCTTCACCGCCATCATGATGATCGCCATGCCGGCCTTCATCAAGGCCGTGGGCATTCCGGAGATTCTGGGCGGCGCCTGGATGGGCGGCACCATCGATTCCACGGGCGCCGTGGCCGCTGCCGGCGCGTTCCTGGGCCAGAAGGCCATGTACGTGGCCGCGACCATCAAGATGATCCAGAACGTCATGATCGGCGTCACGGCCTTCTGCGTGGCCGTGTACTGGGTGACCAAGGTCGAGTCCTCCGAAGCCGGCCACAGCGTCGGCGCTGGAGAAATCTGGCACCGTTTCCCCAAGTTCGTGCTCGGCTTCATCGGCGCGTCCATCCTCTTTTCGATCCTGGATCAGGGCATGGACAAGGATCTGGCCAACGCGGTCATGGAGAACGGCATTGTGCGTGGTGGCACCAAGGTCCTGCGCGACTGGTTCTTCGCCTTGTCTTTTGCGGCCATCGGCCTGTCCACGAACTTCCGCGAGCTGTCCAAGTATTTTAAGGGCGGCAAGCCGCTCATCCTGTACGTTTGCGGGCAGAGCTTCAATCTGGCCTTGACCCTGGCCATGGCCTACGTCATGTTCTATGTGGTCTTCCCCGAAATCACGGCCAAGATCTAG